The following is a genomic window from Bacillus sp. BGMRC 2118.
ATTCCTCAAACAATAAAGGGCTAAAAGTAAGTGACATTTTCGAAGCATCAGCTATTCGGATTTCACTTGTAGGGGGATTCTTTGCCCTCGTGTATTCTGCAGTATTATCTTTTGTTGCTGTCTATGCGGTAGAAGCAGGATTCGGTGATATTGCCAGTTACTTCTTTGTGGTGTATGCCATTATATTAATCTTGTCTCGTCCTTTTACCGGAAAGTGGTTTGATTTATATGGTGCAAATGTCATTATTTATCCTTCTATTCTCTCATTTGCCATTGGATTAATTTTATTAAGCCAAGCGGAAACTTCTTTACTATTTTTAGTATCTGCAGCTTTTATTGGATTAGGATGGGGAACTGCCTTTCCTAGCTTTCAGACAATTGCCATACAACATGCAGCACCTGTCCGAAGGGGCATGGCTACCGCCACATTTTTATCCATCTTTGATATTGGAGTTGGTTTAGGTTCTTTCATTGTAGGTGTAGTAGGGGCAAGGATAGGATTCAGCTCCTTATACTTCATTAGTTCATTCTTTACCTTATTTGGAATTGGATTGTATTTTATCCTTCACGGAAAGAAAAGTAGAATTCATTCCCATCAGTGAGAAAAACTCCTGTCTTCTTTTTTTTTGCTATATTGTGGTCATCCAAAACACTAGTTCATTCGTTAGCTAAATATAGGGACTTTCTACAGTTTCTTTTTGGTACACCTAGATTATTTTTAGTATGATGAAGTTAGTCTATAGCTAAAGAGGAGAGCCCAATGATAGAGAATGATGATAAAGTCCTATATGTCAGGGTATTAGAGAAAGATAAACAGGCTCTTGAACTATTGTATGAAAGGTATGAGAAATTACTATATTCATTTTCATACCGTCTCACACAAGATCAGGAATTAGCTGAAGAAGTTGTTCAAGAGGTTTTTATGAAGCTTTGGAAAGGTCTAGGAAAGTATGACGATAGTAAGGGGAAATTTTCTTCTTGGATTCTCACCGTCACCCGTCATTCTGCAATTGACCTCATTCGAAAGAGAAATCGCGAGACCACCGTGGAACTTGATACTGATGATACCATTCCAAGTAAGGAAGCTACTGTAGAAGAGCAAGTAGAATGGAACGAAAAAGGAAATACATTGCGGAAAGCATTATCTTCATTAAAGGAAGAGCAACAAAAAGTTATTAATCTTGTTTATTTCAAAGGTTTGACTCATCAAAAGATTTCAGAAGAATGTAATATTCCAATAGGAACAGTTAAAGGCAGGTTACGGTTAGCACTAAGACATATGAAAAGCTACTTGGAAACAGAAAGGAGGGATTTAGGTGGTGAGTAATCATTGTAACCTTTTATTAGATTACTATAACAACTCTCTTACAGAACAAGAGAAAGTACAGTTCGAAGAGCACATTACTTCATGCAAGAGCTGTCAAGAGGAATTGCAAGAATTAATAGCTATAACAGAAGATTTCCCATACCTATCAGCACCTATTGATCCTCCACA
Proteins encoded in this region:
- a CDS encoding sigma-70 family RNA polymerase sigma factor, which codes for MIENDDKVLYVRVLEKDKQALELLYERYEKLLYSFSYRLTQDQELAEEVVQEVFMKLWKGLGKYDDSKGKFSSWILTVTRHSAIDLIRKRNRETTVELDTDDTIPSKEATVEEQVEWNEKGNTLRKALSSLKEEQQKVINLVYFKGLTHQKISEECNIPIGTVKGRLRLALRHMKSYLETERRDLGGE
- a CDS encoding MFS transporter — protein: MENQLWTKNFISICVTNFLLFLNFYYLLVILPIYSVKELHGPESQAGLIVTVFLIAAIITRPISGQLIQRYGAGPIFILSIFIFLAATVLYYYPDTMFSLLLIRLFHGVGFGMATTAAGTIVADVIPDSRKGEGMGYYGLTMNLAMAIGPFLGITALNLWGIDVMFTISTVFVLIATVTGLFIKLPKREVTKNSSNNKGLKVSDIFEASAIRISLVGGFFALVYSAVLSFVAVYAVEAGFGDIASYFFVVYAIILILSRPFTGKWFDLYGANVIIYPSILSFAIGLILLSQAETSLLFLVSAAFIGLGWGTAFPSFQTIAIQHAAPVRRGMATATFLSIFDIGVGLGSFIVGVVGARIGFSSLYFISSFFTLFGIGLYFILHGKKSRIHSHQ